From Bos javanicus breed banteng chromosome 5, ARS-OSU_banteng_1.0, whole genome shotgun sequence, the proteins below share one genomic window:
- the LOC133248142 gene encoding C-type lectin domain family 2 member F-like isoform X2 — MTVKEPSPRASEMESERIENRKVVEQRIKRPAKNPMIFNKTCSEDAIICPQSWNRINNSCFFQSEREKTWMDGQKKCMAHSGSLAIFNSKNEVESLMPYLGSSCYWIGLKMDSTRKLWVWTNGDIFSNWFSIDGSGECACMFQKGISSDNCSDARKYTCSRKGFCP, encoded by the exons ATGACTGTCAAAGAGCCTTCTCCAAGAGCGTCTGAGATGGAGAGTGAAAGGATTGAGAATAGGAAGGTTGTGGAGCAGAGGATCAAAAGGCCAG CTAAAAATCCAATGATCTTCAACAAGACATGCTCTGAGGATGCAATTATATGTCCACAAAGCTGGAACCGAATCAATAATAGTTGCTTCTTTCAATCTGAACGTGAAAAAACTTGGATGGATGGCCAGAAAAAATGCATGGCTCACTCTGGATCTCTGGCCATATTCAACTCCAAGAATGAAGTG GAATCTTTGATGCCCTATCTGGGATCCTCTTGCTATTGGATTGGACTGAAAATGGACAGCACAAGAAAACTCTGGGTATGGACAAATGGAGATATATTCAGCAACTG gTTCAGTATTGATGGAAGTGGAGAGTGTGCCTGCATGTTTCAGAAGGGCATAAGTAGTGACAATTGTAGTGATGCAAGAAAGTACACATGCAGCAGAAAAGGGTTTTGTCCTTAG
- the LOC133248142 gene encoding C-type lectin domain family 2 member F-like isoform X1, whose translation MTVKEPSPRASEMESERIENRKVVEQRIKRPGIVTKKMLIMSSMICGGIAFLLWAVLGFPQKSKNPMIFNKTCSEDAIICPQSWNRINNSCFFQSEREKTWMDGQKKCMAHSGSLAIFNSKNEVESLMPYLGSSCYWIGLKMDSTRKLWVWTNGDIFSNWFSIDGSGECACMFQKGISSDNCSDARKYTCSRKGFCP comes from the exons ATGACTGTCAAAGAGCCTTCTCCAAGAGCGTCTGAGATGGAGAGTGAAAGGATTGAGAATAGGAAGGTTGTGGAGCAGAGGATCAAAAGGCCAG GTATAGTAACAAAGAAAATGCTAATCATGTCAAGTATGATTTGTGGAGGTATTGCCTTTCTTCTTTGGGCAGTGTTAGGATTTCCTCAAAAAT CTAAAAATCCAATGATCTTCAACAAGACATGCTCTGAGGATGCAATTATATGTCCACAAAGCTGGAACCGAATCAATAATAGTTGCTTCTTTCAATCTGAACGTGAAAAAACTTGGATGGATGGCCAGAAAAAATGCATGGCTCACTCTGGATCTCTGGCCATATTCAACTCCAAGAATGAAGTG GAATCTTTGATGCCCTATCTGGGATCCTCTTGCTATTGGATTGGACTGAAAATGGACAGCACAAGAAAACTCTGGGTATGGACAAATGGAGATATATTCAGCAACTG gTTCAGTATTGATGGAAGTGGAGAGTGTGCCTGCATGTTTCAGAAGGGCATAAGTAGTGACAATTGTAGTGATGCAAGAAAGTACACATGCAGCAGAAAAGGGTTTTGTCCTTAG